The following proteins come from a genomic window of Doryrhamphus excisus isolate RoL2022-K1 chromosome 12, RoL_Dexc_1.0, whole genome shotgun sequence:
- the dpep1 gene encoding dipeptidase 1 gives MFAESLVLVLMCWVVTSAEDLYMSRALKLMSEIPLIDGHNDLPWQLRKLFNNQLNQVDLNTLETTHTNIPKIKKGRLGAQFWSAYVPCDTQYKDAVRQTLEQIDVIHRMCHRYPNQFMFATSSQDIMEAFKLNKTASLIGVEGGHSIDSSLGTLRTMYQLGVRYLTLTHSCNTPWADNWRVDTGVEPSQHNGLSPFGKQVIAEMNRLGMLIDLAHVTVRVMNQVLDMSKAPVIFSHSSAFSICPHKRNVPDDVLRRVNESGGIVMVNFYNDYVTCSQTATMSNVADHFDHIRKVGGAGIIGFGGDYDGVTRLPEGLEDVSKVPNLVAELLRRGWSDDEVKAALGNNLLRVLKRAEEVRDILSSNKPDDVPIPNSEVKNPCRTSYGYDDDGNNGIAHSLSVMSLLLSVALHTIVPLITP, from the exons atgTTCGCCGAGTCACTGGTCTTGGTTCTCATGTGTTGGGTCGTCACCTCGGCCGAGGACTTGTACATGAGCAGAGCTTTGAAGTTGATGTCGGAAATACCGCTCATCGATGG CCACAACGACCTGCCTTGGCAACTTCGGAAACTATTCAACAACCAACTCAACCAAGTCGATCTAAACACTCTGGAAACAACACACACCAACATCCCAAAGATAAAGAAAGGACGTCTGGGAGCGCAG TTCTGGTCGGCTTATGTACCCTGTGACACTCAGTACAAAGACGCCGTCAGACAAACACTGGAGCAGATTGATGTGATCCACAGGATGTGTCACAGATACCCCAACCAGTTCATGTTTGCCACCAGCAGCCAAG ACATCATGGAAGCTTTCAAGCTCAACAAGACGGCCAGTCTGATCGGGGTCGAGGGGGGCCACTCCATTGACAGCAGTCTGGGCACACTGCGTACCATGTACCAGTTGGGGGTCCGCTACCTTACACTCACACACTCCTGCAACACACCCTG GGCCGATAACTGGCGTGTGGACACTGGAGTCGAACCATCTCAACACAATGGCCTATCTCCATTTGGCAAG CAAGTGATTGCAGAAATGAACCGTCTGGGAATGCTGATCGACTTGGCTCATGTGACTGTACGAGTGATGAACCAAGTGTTGGACATGTCAAAGGCACCCGTCATCTTCAGCCACTCCTCCGCATTCAGTATCTGTCCACACAAGAGGAACGTTCCTGATGATGTTCTCAGAAGAGTG AATGAAAGTGGAGGAATAGTCATGGTGAACTTCTACAACGACTACGTGACCTGTAGCCAGACCGCCACCATGTCCAATGTTGCcg ATCATTTTGACCACATCAGGAAAGTGGGCGGGGCCGGCATCATCGGTTTCGGTGGGGACTATGATGGCGTTACCAG ACTTCCAGAGGGTCTTGAGGACGTGTCCAAGGTACCCAATCTGGTAGCTGAGCTGCTCAGAAGAGGCTGGTCTGATGATGAGGTCAAAGCCGCTCTTGGAAACAACTTGCTACGTGTACTCAAACGAGCTGAAGAG GTCCGTGACATTCTGAGCAGCAATAAACCTGATGATGTCCCGATCCCAAATAGTGAGGTGAAGAACCCATGTAGGACAAGCTACGGTTATGACGACGATGGAAACAATGGAATTGCCCACTCACTGAGCGTTATGTCTCTTCTTTTATCAGTGGCTTTGCACACTATCGTCCCACTGATAACCCCATAG